A window of the Parambassis ranga chromosome 17, fParRan2.1, whole genome shotgun sequence genome harbors these coding sequences:
- the sirt6 gene encoding NAD-dependent protein deacylase sirtuin-6 — translation MSVNYAAGLSPYANKGVCGLPEVFDSPEEVKVKVETLVQLIKESEYMVVHSGAGISTSAGIPDFRGPKGVWTLEEKGESPHFNTTFEDARPSFTHLALLGLQRAGYLKYLISQNVDGLHVRSGFPRDMLSELHGNMFVEECEKCGRQYIREKVIGVMGLKPTGRYCEVIRSRGLRACRGKLMSTILDWEDALPDRDLNKADDASRRADLALTLGTSLQIKPSGDLPLLTKRKGGKLVIVNLQPTKHDKHAHLRIHGYVDEVMKQLMEQLELDVPKWEGPTVCESSTATSESSTTDIKPSKEKVKKDLIKEERKREATQLTEDGGVKEETLSVKRERADSPVGINEEK, via the exons ATGTCTGTGAATTATGCTGCTGGCCTCTCGCCGTATGCAAATAAAGGTGTTTGCGGACTTCCTGAG GTGTTTGATAGTCCTGAGGAGGTGAAGGTAAAAGTGGAGACCCTGGTTCAGTTAATTAAAGAGTCTGAGTACATGGTCGTCCACTCTGGAGCTGGAATCAGCACGTCAGCGGGCATCCCTGACTTCAG GGGTCCAAAGGGAGTGTGGACGTTGGAGGAAAAGGGGGAGTCACCCCACTTTAATACCACTTTTGAGGATGCCCGTCCCAGCTTCACTCACTTGGCCCTCCTGGGACTACAGAGGGCTGGGTACCTCAAGTACCTCATCAGCCAGAATGTGGACGGTCTGCATGTCCGATCAGGCTTCCCCAG GGATATGCTATCAGAGCTTCATGGAAACATGTTTGTGGAGGAGTGTGAGAAGTGTGGAAG GCAGTACATCAGAGAAAAGGTGATTGGTGTGATGGGCCTGAAACCCACAGGACGGTACTGTGAGGTGATACGATCCAGAGGACTGCGAGCCTGCAG AGGGAAGCTGATGAGCACCATACTGGACTGGGAGGATGCTCTTCCTGACAGAGACCTGAACAAAGCAGATGATGCAAGCAG GCGAGCAGACCTGGCACTGACTCTGGGCACATCCCTGCAGATCAAACCCAGTGGAGACCTCCCACTCCTCACCAAGCGCAAAGGAGGGAAACTAGTTATAGTCAACCTGCAGCCGACCAAACAT GACAAGCATGCACACCTCCGTATCCATGGTTACGTAGACGAGGTCATGAAACAGCTCATGGAGCAGCTGGAATTGGATGTTCCAAAATGGGAGGGACCAACCGTCTGTGAGAGCTCAACGGCCACCTCTGAGTCCTCCACCACCGATATCAAACCATCCaaggaaaaagtgaaaaaggaCCTCAttaaggaggagaggaaaagagaagcaACGCAGCTTACAGAGGATGGCGGCGTTAAGGAGGAGACACTTTCAgtaaagagggagagagcagactcCCCCGTGGGCATAAATGAAGAGAAATAG